A window of the Candidatus Kapaibacterium thiocyanatum genome harbors these coding sequences:
- a CDS encoding N-acetylmuramic acid 6-phosphate etherase: MSLFDQLAALSTEGIHPTTREIDLASSREIVEMINREDATVAAAVALELDHVAAAVDHVAAAFRRGGRLIYVGAGTSGRLGIVDASECPPTYGVSPDMVQGIIAGGPGAVFRSVEGAEDSEEEGAGALRAIDLQPSDVVCGIAASGRTPFVVGAVRAAHEAGCRTVFVSTNDRSTVGQFVPFVDVLICPHVGPEVVAGSTRMKSGTAQKMVLNMITTAAMIRIGKTYGNVMVDLQLTNRKLQERARRIVMTIAGVTYEEAESLIREADGHVKTALIMGLLHCSKDEARERLERADGFVRRSLE; the protein is encoded by the coding sequence ATGTCCCTGTTCGATCAGCTAGCAGCCCTTTCCACCGAGGGGATACATCCGACCACGCGGGAGATAGACCTTGCATCGTCGCGGGAGATCGTGGAAATGATCAACCGTGAGGATGCCACAGTGGCCGCCGCCGTGGCACTCGAGCTCGATCACGTAGCCGCTGCCGTGGACCATGTAGCCGCTGCCTTCCGGCGCGGGGGACGTCTCATATACGTCGGGGCAGGCACCAGCGGCCGTCTCGGCATCGTCGATGCATCCGAATGTCCACCGACGTATGGAGTATCGCCCGACATGGTGCAGGGAATCATCGCGGGCGGCCCGGGGGCGGTATTCAGGAGCGTGGAAGGCGCCGAGGATTCGGAAGAGGAGGGCGCAGGGGCCTTGCGGGCCATAGACTTGCAGCCGTCCGACGTCGTATGCGGCATCGCCGCCAGCGGCCGCACGCCCTTCGTCGTCGGAGCCGTACGTGCAGCGCACGAGGCCGGATGCAGGACGGTCTTCGTGAGCACGAACGACCGGTCGACGGTGGGGCAATTCGTTCCGTTCGTCGACGTCCTTATATGCCCGCACGTCGGTCCGGAAGTGGTTGCCGGTTCGACGCGTATGAAGAGCGGGACGGCGCAGAAGATGGTGCTGAACATGATCACGACGGCAGCCATGATCCGGATTGGAAAGACCTACGGCAACGTCATGGTCGACCTGCAATTGACGAATCGCAAACTCCAGGAACGTGCCCGACGTATCGTGATGACGATCGCCGGTGTTACCTATGAAGAAGCGGAATCGTTGATCCGCGAGGCCGACGGACACGTGAAGACGGCGCTGATCATGGGACTTCTGCACTGCTCGAAAGACGAGGCCCGGGAGCGTCTTGAGCGGGCCGACGGCTTCGTACGGCGCAGCCTGGAGTAA
- a CDS encoding DNA alkylation repair protein has product MATTLDDVLAQLEALGNEKVRARNRKNGADDNQFGVAMGDIRKVAAKIRTDHRLALDLWRTGNLDARLVAILLLEPGTLSRDEMDGMVRSADHPQIADWLNSYIVKNHPDKEVLREKWMHDDDPWAARAGWNLTASRVAREPDGLDLPGLLDRIEAEMGTAPSPTQWTMNSCLAGIGIHFPKYRKRALAIGERLGIYRDYPVSKGCTSPFAPIWINEMVKRQE; this is encoded by the coding sequence ATGGCGACGACACTCGATGACGTTCTTGCGCAACTGGAAGCGCTCGGTAACGAGAAGGTCCGCGCACGCAACAGGAAGAATGGTGCCGACGACAATCAGTTCGGCGTCGCCATGGGCGACATCCGGAAGGTCGCGGCGAAGATCAGGACCGATCATCGCCTGGCCCTCGATCTCTGGAGAACCGGAAACCTGGATGCACGACTCGTCGCCATCCTTCTGCTCGAACCCGGAACACTGTCCCGCGACGAAATGGACGGTATGGTCCGATCGGCCGATCATCCGCAGATCGCCGACTGGCTGAACTCCTACATCGTCAAGAACCATCCCGACAAGGAAGTCCTTCGCGAGAAGTGGATGCACGATGACGATCCCTGGGCCGCCCGCGCAGGATGGAATCTGACGGCATCGCGTGTGGCGAGAGAACCGGACGGCCTCGATCTGCCGGGGCTGCTGGACCGCATCGAAGCGGAAATGGGGACCGCTCCGTCTCCCACGCAATGGACGATGAATTCCTGTCTCGCCGGAATCGGCATTCATTTCCCGAAGTACCGCAAGCGTGCTCTCGCCATCGGCGAGCGGTTGGGGATCTATCGCGACTATCCCGTCTCGAAAGGCTGCACATCGCCCTTCGCTCCGATCTGGATCAACGAGATGGTGAAGCGGCAGGAATGA
- a CDS encoding apolipoprotein N-acyltransferase — protein sequence MNRPLILALLTGALLGAAFPPSPFGALAFVAFVPLLLLWRDHAERLSRPKLFGLLYLTFFIYHGIANWWVSSWQDAADPYLFASGIALWIAHPVFLSLPWYILASVQRLWGRGAMLTLAPLLVAGCEWIHGQTDASYPWLSIGYDMIMSGPYAQLADIVGVYGLGFLILVTNVLIVAVISVWQNPAKRWQFMSALAALHVLWAGYGLVALGGSEDVVVESDPERLTVALVQPNIDPWDKWSSAGDQITIHRRLVDSARAGKKGWADVVIWSETAIPSTIRTPANRADYDELRRWIDTSGVALVTGFADLVTYEPGQAPPSARKSALDPTLRYDAFNAAMVLQKGQTVVPVHHKTMLTPFAERLPFADQLTFAMSWVEWGVGISAWGKGRTRIPLPITIRHGSTVSNIRLGMIVCIESIYPEVARDLVNEGADVLCVITNDAWFNGTPGPEQHFVISRMRAIEQRRWLLRCANSGMTGIIAPSGRPSVRIPAQARAIAVGSAEPLSSRTVYAVVGDVVPIIGAVSALLAFLLTRFPRLLRKLPIHSNSNQG from the coding sequence ATGAACCGTCCCCTGATTCTCGCCTTGCTCACCGGAGCGCTGCTCGGTGCGGCCTTCCCGCCCTCGCCGTTCGGTGCGCTCGCCTTCGTCGCCTTCGTTCCGCTCCTGCTGCTATGGCGTGATCATGCGGAGCGGCTCTCACGCCCGAAGCTCTTCGGCCTGCTCTATCTCACGTTCTTCATCTACCACGGCATCGCCAACTGGTGGGTGAGCTCGTGGCAGGACGCGGCGGATCCCTACCTGTTCGCCAGCGGAATCGCCCTGTGGATAGCCCATCCGGTCTTCCTTTCGCTACCATGGTATATCCTCGCGTCCGTGCAGCGATTGTGGGGACGTGGTGCGATGCTCACCCTGGCGCCGCTGCTCGTGGCTGGGTGCGAATGGATACATGGCCAGACGGATGCTTCGTATCCATGGCTCTCGATCGGCTACGACATGATCATGTCCGGCCCCTACGCCCAGCTTGCAGACATCGTCGGAGTGTACGGACTGGGCTTCCTGATCCTCGTCACGAACGTCCTCATCGTCGCCGTGATCTCGGTGTGGCAGAATCCTGCGAAGCGCTGGCAGTTCATGTCGGCCCTGGCTGCACTGCACGTTCTCTGGGCCGGATACGGCCTGGTGGCACTGGGCGGCTCGGAAGACGTCGTCGTGGAATCCGATCCTGAGCGGCTGACGGTTGCCCTGGTGCAGCCCAACATCGATCCATGGGACAAGTGGTCGTCGGCGGGCGACCAGATCACGATCCACCGCCGTCTCGTGGACTCGGCCAGGGCAGGGAAGAAGGGCTGGGCGGACGTCGTGATATGGAGCGAGACGGCCATACCGTCCACGATCCGTACTCCTGCGAACAGGGCTGACTACGACGAACTTCGCAGATGGATCGATACGTCCGGAGTGGCTCTGGTGACCGGTTTCGCCGATCTCGTCACCTACGAGCCCGGGCAGGCCCCGCCATCGGCCCGGAAATCGGCGCTCGACCCTACGCTCCGGTACGATGCCTTCAACGCCGCCATGGTCCTGCAGAAGGGACAGACAGTGGTGCCCGTCCATCACAAGACCATGCTGACCCCGTTCGCGGAGCGGCTACCCTTCGCGGACCAGCTCACCTTCGCCATGTCGTGGGTGGAATGGGGCGTCGGAATCTCGGCCTGGGGGAAGGGGAGGACGCGGATACCGCTTCCCATCACCATCAGGCACGGCAGTACCGTGTCGAACATCAGGCTCGGCATGATCGTCTGCATCGAGTCGATCTATCCGGAAGTGGCCCGGGATCTCGTCAACGAGGGGGCCGACGTCCTCTGCGTGATCACCAACGACGCCTGGTTCAACGGAACGCCGGGTCCGGAGCAGCACTTCGTCATCAGCCGTATGCGGGCCATCGAACAGCGGCGGTGGCTGCTGCGGTGCGCCAACTCGGGGATGACGGGCATCATAGCCCCCAGCGGGCGTCCGAGCGTGCGTATCCCCGCCCAGGCGCGGGCCATCGCCGTCGGTAGTGCCGAGCCTCTGTCGTCACGGACGGTCTATGCCGTCGTCGGCGACGTCGTTCCCATCATCGGGGCCGTCTCGGCGCTCCTGGCATTTCTCCTCACAAGATTTCCGCGCCTTCTTCGTAAACTGCCTATTCATTCCAATTCGAATCAAGGATAA
- a CDS encoding protein tyrosine phosphatase, with amino-acid sequence MVMNILFVCSANRLRSPTAEAVFDGHDGIVARSAGTNGDAPWPIEPDLIEWADMIFAMERYHVTTIRRRFRAHLKDRKLICLDIPDDYDYMDPRLIRLLHTKVSRLIGIR; translated from the coding sequence ATGGTCATGAACATTCTCTTCGTCTGCAGCGCCAACAGACTCCGCAGCCCTACGGCTGAGGCCGTGTTCGACGGTCATGATGGCATCGTGGCACGATCGGCCGGTACGAACGGCGATGCTCCCTGGCCGATCGAGCCGGATCTGATCGAGTGGGCGGACATGATCTTCGCGATGGAACGGTACCACGTCACCACCATCCGCAGGAGATTCCGCGCACATCTGAAAGACAGGAAGCTGATCTGTCTCGATATTCCCGATGACTACGACTACATGGACCCGAGGCTGATCCGGTTACTGCATACGAAGGTGAGCCGGTTGATCGGGATACGATAA
- a CDS encoding 30S ribosomal protein S20, which translates to MAHHKSAIKRIRQSRRRRIYNRANNKMLREAVKAVRSATTLDAAKTALNKAFSVLDRVTAHGVLHKNAAANRKSSLSAFVRKMEAKG; encoded by the coding sequence ATGGCACATCATAAGTCAGCAATCAAGCGGATCCGCCAGTCGCGCCGCCGCCGCATCTACAATCGCGCCAACAACAAGATGTTGCGCGAAGCGGTAAAGGCCGTGCGCTCGGCAACCACGCTCGATGCAGCCAAGACCGCTCTCAATAAGGCCTTCAGCGTTCTCGATCGCGTAACCGCACACGGCGTTCTGCACAAGAATGCCGCTGCCAATCGCAAGAGTTCGCTCTCGGCATTCGTCCGCAAAATGGAAGCCAAGGGCTAA
- a CDS encoding AAA family ATPase, whose protein sequence is MIMHSTNLDISIQWLTDVVGVCLRSQLRDEAAADVPTPDYTNDGSAFARFIEKHNPTYEEMIVLLMALVPHIQPQFFDKLIAEVLPGGGDFPDFGGVRGTNHRGLLPTGETVLYVLGGHDIARRLQIQRMMSADHWFAHRRLLWLETVRDGEPAMSGRLILDDELVEQLTTGIVSKPRFTIDFPAEHIETTMEWTDLVLHPTTLVHIREIQHWIDYNATVMQGWGMRKKVKPGYRALFYGPPGTGKTLTATLLGKHTGRDVFRIDLSRVVSKYIGETEKNLSKLFDKAEHKDWILFFDEADALFGKRTDIRDAHDKYANQEVAYLLQRIEGYNGLVILATNQRANIDDAFVRRFQSIVHFPIPRAEERYTIWTHTMPSQMEIAADVDWHHIAQRYEISGASIVNVAHYCALEALADDTLRLDMQRLETAIRREFVKEGKVV, encoded by the coding sequence ATGATCATGCACTCGACCAATCTCGACATTTCCATCCAGTGGTTGACGGACGTCGTCGGCGTCTGCCTCCGTTCGCAACTGCGGGACGAAGCCGCTGCCGACGTACCGACACCCGACTATACGAACGACGGTTCGGCGTTCGCCCGATTCATCGAGAAGCACAACCCGACCTACGAGGAGATGATCGTCCTCCTCATGGCTCTCGTCCCTCACATCCAGCCGCAGTTCTTCGACAAGCTCATCGCCGAGGTACTGCCCGGTGGCGGGGATTTTCCGGACTTCGGTGGAGTACGTGGAACGAATCATCGCGGCCTGTTGCCTACCGGCGAGACCGTGCTCTACGTTCTCGGAGGCCACGACATCGCGCGCAGGCTGCAGATACAGAGGATGATGAGCGCGGATCACTGGTTCGCGCACAGGCGCCTGCTCTGGCTCGAAACCGTACGCGACGGTGAGCCCGCGATGAGCGGAAGGCTCATTCTCGATGACGAACTCGTCGAACAACTGACGACCGGCATCGTGTCGAAGCCGAGGTTCACCATCGACTTCCCGGCCGAACACATCGAGACGACCATGGAATGGACGGATCTCGTCCTTCATCCCACCACGCTGGTCCATATCCGGGAGATCCAGCACTGGATCGATTACAACGCCACCGTCATGCAGGGATGGGGAATGCGGAAGAAGGTCAAACCCGGCTATCGTGCGTTGTTCTATGGTCCGCCCGGCACGGGGAAGACGCTGACGGCGACGTTGCTCGGCAAGCATACGGGACGGGACGTCTTCAGGATCGATCTGTCGCGCGTGGTCTCGAAGTATATCGGCGAGACGGAGAAGAACCTGTCGAAGCTCTTCGACAAGGCGGAGCACAAGGACTGGATCCTGTTCTTCGACGAAGCCGACGCCCTGTTCGGAAAACGTACCGACATACGTGACGCTCACGACAAGTACGCCAATCAGGAAGTCGCCTATCTGCTGCAACGTATCGAAGGTTACAATGGACTGGTGATCCTCGCCACCAATCAGCGTGCGAACATCGACGACGCCTTCGTACGGAGATTCCAGTCGATCGTCCATTTCCCGATTCCGCGCGCCGAAGAACGATACACGATATGGACGCATACCATGCCGTCGCAGATGGAAATCGCCGCCGACGTGGATTGGCATCACATCGCCCAGCGATACGAGATCAGCGGTGCGTCCATCGTCAACGTGGCACACTATTGCGCACTGGAGGCGCTCGCCGACGATACGCTCAGACTCGACATGCAGCGTCTCGAAACGGCGATCCGACGCGAATTCGTCAAGGAAGGGAAGGTCGTCTGA
- a CDS encoding DUF1572 domain-containing protein, which translates to MTLTRHIAKHFREIHFGGNWTCSNMKDQLADVTWEQAITKVHTFNTIATLAYHANYYVDAVLKVVRGGPLDADDNYSFDHPPITSQEDWQRLLDKSWRDAENLAAWIETMPEHMLWENIADEKYGIYFRNIHGIIEHTHYHLGQIALIKKLLPNIDAH; encoded by the coding sequence ATGACGCTGACCCGACACATCGCCAAGCACTTCAGGGAAATCCATTTCGGAGGGAACTGGACCTGCTCGAACATGAAGGATCAACTGGCCGACGTGACATGGGAGCAGGCCATCACAAAGGTCCACACCTTCAATACCATCGCCACGCTGGCCTACCATGCGAACTACTACGTGGACGCGGTACTGAAGGTGGTCCGAGGAGGTCCACTCGATGCCGACGACAACTACAGCTTCGACCATCCCCCTATCACGTCACAGGAAGACTGGCAACGGCTCCTGGACAAGTCGTGGCGCGATGCCGAGAACCTCGCAGCGTGGATCGAAACGATGCCCGAGCATATGCTGTGGGAGAACATCGCGGACGAGAAGTACGGCATCTACTTCAGGAACATCCACGGTATCATCGAGCATACGCACTATCATCTCGGACAGATCGCACTGATCAAGAAGTTGCTGCCCAACATCGATGCCCATTGA